One region of Triticum aestivum cultivar Chinese Spring chromosome 6B, IWGSC CS RefSeq v2.1, whole genome shotgun sequence genomic DNA includes:
- the LOC123134849 gene encoding uncharacterized protein, translating to MATATASRPSGPVLSIPSYRSASPTRVKVATRSPGKSVSVSSPSSTRSRRSSCMCSPTNHPGSFRCSLHKERKQPAHAGSSSRPASPPSPPSTSKSTGGALARLVPMGSGHWARRALAPSPAAQQSLQHRRRAGGFRPRPSRLSAVSTAGDSQ from the coding sequence ATGGCGACGGCCACCGCGAGTCGGCCCAGCGGCCCGGTCCTCTCGATCCCCAGCTACCGCTCCGCCTCGCCCACCCGCGTCAAGGTCGCCACCCGCTCGCCGGGCAAGTCCGTCAGCGTCTCCTCCCCGTCCTCCACCAGGAGCCGTCGGTCCTCCTGCATGTGCTCCCCGACGAACCACCCGGGCTCGTTCCGCTGTAGCCTCCACAAGGAGCGCAAGCAGCCAGCCCACGCTGGCAGCAGCAGCAGGCCCGCCTCCCCGCCTTCCCCGCCGTCCACCTCGAAGAGCACAGGCGGCGCGCTGGCGAGGCTCGTCCCCATGGGGAGCGGGCACTGGGCACGCAGGGCGCTAGCGCCGTCCCCCGCGGCGCAGCAGTCGCTACAGCACCGGAGGCGCGCGGGCGGGTTCCGCCCCCGGCCGAGCAGGCTCTCCGCCGTGTCCACGGCCGGCGACAGCCAGTAG